One genomic segment of Brevibacillus laterosporus LMG 15441 includes these proteins:
- a CDS encoding rolling circle replication-associated protein codes for MTKHKCSNMRLVIAGDIIRLRRYEKPVYSGFTRHRQVLEVEEETLTEEMVSDLDKAIDNERDKMLDKSLDSRARSNKRARREVINLVNANFDRHSKFITLTYEENMTDVETAQKDFKQFIQRMRRRYGKFRYIVVIEFQERGAVHYHMMSNLPYIPKKKLREIWGHGFVKINDIDRVDNVGAYISKYMMKAEADIRMINKKCYTTSMNMIKPVVLTNPWEIAQFLRKNSLNVDTNVEDKKRVFTSSYTSEHYGNIIDIEFNLTPNDEFRLN; via the coding sequence ATGACCAAGCATAAATGCTCTAATATGCGACTGGTGATAGCAGGTGATATCATCCGTTTACGTAGATACGAAAAACCTGTTTACAGTGGATTTACTAGACATAGACAAGTGCTGGAAGTAGAAGAAGAGACGTTAACAGAAGAAATGGTTTCCGATCTAGATAAAGCTATAGACAATGAGCGGGACAAAATGTTGGACAAGTCCTTAGACAGTAGAGCTAGATCGAATAAGCGAGCGAGACGGGAAGTAATCAATCTGGTTAATGCCAATTTTGATCGACATTCCAAATTTATCACCCTTACATATGAGGAAAACATGACGGATGTAGAGACAGCACAGAAGGATTTTAAGCAGTTTATACAGCGAATGAGACGCAGGTACGGAAAATTTAGATACATAGTCGTAATAGAGTTTCAAGAGCGTGGAGCTGTACACTATCACATGATGTCAAATTTGCCGTACATTCCTAAAAAGAAGCTTAGAGAAATATGGGGCCATGGGTTTGTGAAGATTAACGACATAGATCGAGTGGACAACGTAGGAGCGTACATTTCAAAGTACATGATGAAAGCAGAAGCAGATATCCGAATGATAAACAAGAAATGCTACACGACAAGTATGAACATGATAAAACCAGTGGTGTTAACGAACCCTTGGGAGATAGCACAATTTTTAAGAAAGAATAGTTTGAATGTAGATACCAATGTAGAAGACAAAAAAAGAGTGTTCACTAGCTCCTACACCAGTGAACACTACGGTAATATTATAGATATAGAGTTTAATCTGACACCCAACGACGAGTTTAGATTAAACTAA